The DNA sequence AAGTACACCGAGTGGCTGACCGGCCATTTCATCAGCGCCTGGACCTCCGCCACGGGCGAGGACCTGTGGAAGCAGATCGCGCAGGAAGGCGACTGGGCCCGCAAAGAGACCCTGTTCCTGATCTACGGCCGCTACCCCAACCGCTCCTACCTGCGTTTCGGCGACAGCTACAGCATCCTGTCCGACGCATACTCGTTCCGCGCCGCGGCCGAGCGCAGCCAGGCCTACGGTGATTCCATCGGCCAGGGATTCCTCAAGCTGATGTGGGAGCAGGACCAGGGCCGGGTGACCGAGGAACCCACGGCCTACACCTATTTTGTCTTCTACGACCCGGATGCACCCGCGGTCTCCCCGTCCAGCCTTCCCACCCGGCGGCTGTTCAGCCGGGACGGCACCGGGATGCTGGTCTGGAAAAGCGACTGGACCGACAACGGGACCACGGTGTTTTTCAAGTGCGGTGACTATTTCGATGACCACGGCCATTTCGACCAGGGGCACCTGGATGTCTACCGCCGCGCTCCGCTTCTGCTGGACAGCGGCAGCTACCTCACGTTCGACGGCCCGTTCCGCATGGAATACTGGCGCCTGAGCGTGGCCCATAACACCGTGCTGATCCTCGACCCGGCCGTGCCGGGCGACACCGGAGTCCAGCGGGCGTTCCACAGCCAGGGTGACTCCACCATGGCCATGTACATGGCGGACACGCTGGCCGAGACCGGCTCCATCCTGGACTATCAGGATCAGCCCGGCCTGGCCTATGTGGCCGGTGACATGACCGCCGCCTACCCGGTCGGACGCGCCGCCCGGGTCACCCGCGAACTGGCGTTCCTGGACGACCGCTGGCTGGTGGTCCTGGACCGCGTGCGCACGGCCCGCGCGGGCCTGGAGCCGCACGTGCTCTGGCACTGCGTGGCCGTGCCGGAGCTGGAGACGGCCAAAGGCACTTTCACCGTGCGGCGCGAGGGAGCACGGGTGCGGGTGAGCACGCTCCTGCCCAAAGATGCCCAGCAGAGCTGGGTGGAGGGCTTTGTCTCGGGTGGCAAGAAAATCGAGCCGGTGGGGCACCAGAAACCCCTGCCCGACATGGGCGCGGGCCGGGTGGAGGTGGCGCCGGCCGGGGCCGCCGGACAGGATTTCCTGTTCCTGCACGTGCTGGATATCGCCGATGACACCGACGCCCCGGTGGAGTGCTCGGTCACGCAGGACAAGGAAAAGATCGAAGTGCGCCTGGGCGGGCGCAGCCTGGCTTTCCGCGCGGATGCCTGCGGACTGCTGCGCTGATTCAACCCAAACCGGCCTGACCCTGAACAAAAGAGCGGACCTGCAAGCACAAGCAGGTCCGCTCTTTTTATGGCATGAGGGCCTTAGCCGATTATCCGGCTGAGCTGTCCCGGTTTCAACAACTCCGCCTTGACCCGTCAATGAAAACCCTCGCCATCGGGCGGATTTCTTGGTATGCTTGCACTGCAGGAAAATGAATCCGTCCAAACCGAGACAAGCCTATAATGCTGTAACCCGATAGAGTTACGCTGCCTGCCCCTGTTATCCCGAGTGAGTAGGAGGCCCGGTTGGCTGTTCTGCGTGACAGGCTGACACTTGTCGTTCTTGTTTCCGCACTGTGTTTTGCCGGTGAGGGGCAGGCAGATGATAAGATTCTGTCCAACTGGAGGTTTTTCACCTCCGCGGACGGCCTGACCGAATCCTGGTCCAGGTTCATCTCCATCGGGCCCAGCGGCAGGGTCTGGGTGGCCCACGGGGGAATTGACAGCCTGAGCTACCTGGACGGCTGGCCCAGCGCCGACGGCTTGCTCGTGCACAAAATCCCCTCGCCCGGACGGAACCTGGTGGTCAAGGAGAGCAACTCCGGCCAGTTGTGGTCGCTTTACTCCAACGGCATCCAGCTCTTCCAGAACGACCGCTGGATACAGTTCAGGATCGAGGAAATAAACAACCCCCTGTTTCAGGATGTCGCCCACAAGTTCATCCCGTTCCTGCCCGGCGGACAGAACAAGCTCTTCTATCTGATGCCCGACCGCCTGATGCTTTTCGACGCCGGGCTCAACCGGACCGACACCGTGCTGAGCACCTCCGACACCCGGCTCGGTGAATTCACGGACCTGACACAGTCCCACGACGGGAGCCTGTGGATTTCCGGTGACAACGGCCTGGTCAAGCTGGATATGGATCTTCAGAGCGGTGAAATTAAAAGTCTGAAAAACATTGCCGCCTGGGGCGGGCGCCGTCATTTCAGCTCGCCGACCGTGAGCGACAGCGGCCGGCTGTTTGTCGTCGCCACACGGGCCGGTGAGGACCGCCGGGAACTGCTGATCGAAGACAAGACCGGCTGGCACGCTCCGCCGGGACAGCCCGTGCCGGTGCTGCTGGGCTGGCCCGGACTGGAGGGCGGCTACTGGACGCTCAGCGAGGGCGACGGCCTGTGTCACGTACTCGAAAACGGCTATGCAATCAAGGAGCAGGAGGGAATACTGTCCGGAGAGATATTGGATGTCCAGGTCGAGCGCGACGGCATATTCTGGGTCGGGACCTCCTACGGCCTGGCCCGCTACAGCCCTCCTCTCTGGCGCACGCCCACGGAGCTGCTGCAAGAAAACGAGATTATCAATTCCATCTGCGAGGACAGAGAGGGCCGGGTCTGGGTCTGCACGAACACCCGGCTGCTGATATACGAAAACGGCCGCTGGCGGACCTACGAAATGCCCAAAGGCATCTACACCCAGGACAGCGGCGCGAAAGTGTTCTTCCCGCTGGCCGACGGCAGGATGGGAATCAATGTCTATTACTACAAGCACCTGCTCGTCTTTTCCCCGGAGCGCGAGAGGTTCGAGTTCATCCCCTACAGCGACCCTCAGGGCCCCACCTCGAACCGGAGCATACTGAAAGGCGCGCTGGGCCGGGACGGCAAGCTCTGGATCGTGACCTACGCGAAAAGCGACTCGATAGTGGAGCGGATCGAGCTGTACGACGGGAAAGAGTTCAAGCCGGTGGTCAGTTTCCCGGAAGATTATGTGATTCAATGCCTTCTTGAAGACCGTGAGGGGGGTCTCTGGATCGGCTCTCCCTCCCACGACCACGGCCTGGGGTTGCTCAAAGACGGTGAATTCAAGCAGTTCGGCCCCGGGGATGGCTACGAGGGCGGCGGCGTGTTCGATATCATCCAACTGGCCGACGGCAGGATCCTGGTAACGGGCCGGGACGCTCTCTACGCCTATGACGGGAAGCGCTGGGAGCCGGTCCGCAAGGGCCTCGATGTCACTTTCGCGGTGAAGGAGGTCCCGGGCGGCGACCTGTGGGTCGCCTCGGGGACCGGGGTTCACCGTCTGCATGACGGCTGCTGGATAACCTACACCTCGGAGGACGGCCTGCCCAACACCGCCGCCTCGGCCGTGCTCCCGGACAGCCGGGGCCGGGTCTGGGCCGGGACGATCCACGGGCTCAGCCTTTTCCATCCCGAGGCCGACCCCGACCCGCCCAAGACCCTCATCCTCCAGCGGGACAACCCGCGCCAGGTGCCGCCGAAAGGTGAGGCCAGGCTCCAGTTTGCCGGGGCCGACAAATGGAACCACACCCGGCCCAGCCGTCTGCTGTTCTCCTACCGTCTGGATGACGCGGAATGGTCGCCTTTCCGCACCGGCAATGTCGCCTGGTTCAACGACCTGCCGTACGGGGCGCACCGGTTCGAGGTCCGGGCGATGGATGTCAACCTGAACGCCGACCCCTACCCGACCGGCTTCGAGTTCACTGTCCTGCTGCCCTGGTACCGCGAGACCGCGTTCCAGGTCGTGGCAAGTATCGGCGGCACGGTGATAGTCCTTCTGCTCGGGTTCGCGGTCCACCGTCACCTGACCCTCGAACGCCTGGTCAAGGAACGCACCAAGGACCTTCACACCGAGTACCAGGCCCGGCTGGAGGCCGAGCAGAAACAGACCGAGGCCGTAAAAATGGCCGAGAAAGCCAGCCGTCTGGCCTCCATCGGAGTCATGGCCGCCGGGATCACCCACGAGATCAACCAGCCGCTCAACACCATGCGGATAATCTCGGAGGGCGCCCTGATGGATTACGAGCAGGACAATATCGTGAGCACCTCCGAGGAATACCTGGGAATGATCAGGAAGATTTTCACCCAGGTGCTCCGCATCAGCAAAATCATCGAGCACATGAAAGAGTTCTGGATCGCGCCGGCCAGGATCGAAAAGGAGCTGTGCAGCCTGAACGACGCGGTCGCGGGCGCCCTGTCCCTGATCGAAACGCAGATACGCTCCCACGGCATCGAGCTGCGCCTGGAACTCGGGCAGGACCTGCCGCCCGTGCAGGGCAACCGGATCCACCTGGAGCAGATCGTGATCAACCTGACGGTCAACGCGATCCATGCCCTGGATCAGGTGGAGCAGCCGGGCAAGGAAATCACTATCCTCACCACGGAGCGGGACGGGCGCGTGGTCCTGGAGGTTGCCGACAACGGCAAGGGATTTGCAGAGGGGGATGAGGACAGGATATTCGACGCGTTCTACTCGACCAAGGAACCCGGACAGGGCGCCGGCCTCGGTCTGGCCATTGTCCTCAAGTTCGTGGAAAGCTTCCACGGAACGATCCTGGCCCGCAACGAGCAGGGCGGCGGAGCCAAATTCAGACTGGATTTCCCTCCAGCTTAAGAAGGTGACAGGCGATGCGTATCCTGCTGGTAGAGGATGATTTGTCGGCGAGCGAGGCCCTGAAGGACTACATCGAGCGGCGGATGGGGCACCAGGTGGTCTGCTGCGGCGACGGCAGCGAGGGGCTGGGCCTGTTCGAGCGGGAGCCTTTCCCCATGGTCCTCAGCGATATCCGCATGCCCAGGATGGACGGCTTGACCCTGCTGAAACAAATCAAGGCGCTGCCCGCAGGCAGGCGGACCGACATGGTGCTGCTCACCGGCCACGGCGCCATGGACTCGGCGATCGAGGCGCTGCGCAGCGGGGCCTACGACTATCTCAACAAGCCGGTCAACATGAAAGAGCTCCGGGCAGTGATAGGCCGCATCGAGGAGCACCAGTGCCTGCTGAGCGAGAACGATGAGCTGACACACCACTTCGAGGACAAGCTGGCCGAGGCCACCCGGGAATCGCACTCCCAGCTCGATCTGCTGCGCAAGGCCTATTCGCAGGTTGTCGGCATCGGAAGGCTGTGCATCCACTCCCGGGCCATGCGCGAGGTGGTGGCGACCGCCGGGAAATTCCACCAGGACCGCAGCGTGCCGGTGTTGATCGAGGGCCGGACAGGCGTGGGCAAGGAAATAGTCGCCCGGCTCGTGCACTACGGCGGCGGCGGAGAGGTCACCTCCGCGTTCGTCCCGCTCAACTGCTCCTCCATCGCGCCCAGCCTGTTCGAAAGCGAACTGTTCGGCTACGCCGGGGGGGCTTTCTCCGGCGCCAGGCGCGAGGGCCGGATGGGCAAGTTCGAGCTGGCCCAGGGTGGCACGATCTTTCTGGACGAGATCGGCGACCTGCCCCTGGAGATGCAGCCCAAGCTGCTGCGGGTCATCCAGGAGCGCGATTTCTTCCGCGTGGGGGGCCTGAAAAAGATCAGCCTGGACGTGCGGATAATCTGCGCCACCAACCGGAACCTGGCCCAGTTGGTCCAGAGCGGTGAGTTCCGCGAGGACCTCTATTTCAGGCTGAGTATCGGCAAGATCACGATCCCGCCGCTCAAGGAGCGCAAGGAGGATATCGCCCCCCTGGCCGCGATGTTCCTGGAACAGTACGCCTCGCAGAAAAAAAGCCGCTTCCGGTCGTTCAGCGAGGAGGCGGTCGCCTCCCTGGAGAGCTACGACTGGCCCGGCAATGTCCGCGAGCTCCAGAGCACTGTCGAGCGCGCGGTGCTGCTGTTCGAGGGCGAGGAAATCCTGCCCGAGCACCTGCATTTCT is a window from the bacterium genome containing:
- a CDS encoding heparinase II/III-family protein produces the protein KAKAVANLAAGADSLIHDLGSGAHIFHTRMYGWATGVGLAGLALHGHHPQADRYAAFARDYFRDKLFPARRLQDGSVHNGFGYGRKYTEWLTGHFISAWTSATGEDLWKQIAQEGDWARKETLFLIYGRYPNRSYLRFGDSYSILSDAYSFRAAAERSQAYGDSIGQGFLKLMWEQDQGRVTEEPTAYTYFVFYDPDAPAVSPSSLPTRRLFSRDGTGMLVWKSDWTDNGTTVFFKCGDYFDDHGHFDQGHLDVYRRAPLLLDSGSYLTFDGPFRMEYWRLSVAHNTVLILDPAVPGDTGVQRAFHSQGDSTMAMYMADTLAETGSILDYQDQPGLAYVAGDMTAAYPVGRAARVTRELAFLDDRWLVVLDRVRTARAGLEPHVLWHCVAVPELETAKGTFTVRREGARVRVSTLLPKDAQQSWVEGFVSGGKKIEPVGHQKPLPDMGAGRVEVAPAGAAGQDFLFLHVLDIADDTDAPVECSVTQDKEKIEVRLGGRSLAFRADACGLLR
- a CDS encoding sigma-54 dependent transcriptional regulator, encoding MRILLVEDDLSASEALKDYIERRMGHQVVCCGDGSEGLGLFEREPFPMVLSDIRMPRMDGLTLLKQIKALPAGRRTDMVLLTGHGAMDSAIEALRSGAYDYLNKPVNMKELRAVIGRIEEHQCLLSENDELTHHFEDKLAEATRESHSQLDLLRKAYSQVVGIGRLCIHSRAMREVVATAGKFHQDRSVPVLIEGRTGVGKEIVARLVHYGGGGEVTSAFVPLNCSSIAPSLFESELFGYAGGAFSGARREGRMGKFELAQGGTIFLDEIGDLPLEMQPKLLRVIQERDFFRVGGLKKISLDVRIICATNRNLAQLVQSGEFREDLYFRLSIGKITIPPLKERKEDIAPLAAMFLEQYASQKKSRFRSFSEEAVASLESYDWPGNVRELQSTVERAVLLFEGEEILPEHLHFSSLSAPAVPLEPASTSGGCPDAVTIDLSGPGLDLQEVEAAVINAVLDKFEGNKSKAAAFLGIARNSLRNKMRKGS